Proteins encoded in a region of the Triticum dicoccoides isolate Atlit2015 ecotype Zavitan chromosome 3A, WEW_v2.0, whole genome shotgun sequence genome:
- the LOC119272420 gene encoding uncharacterized protein LOC119272420: MALTSNAGRVWRHSDMASASCLLYRELRTCAEPLEAELSACMEGINLTLQWTEMPIKVETNCLVTLNMINGPDKDRSRYTMLVDQIERLLRHKVALWCGWIRNQETSLIFGSGFFFIHRAQLRWFLAILSQSRLPTPRSQPQPTGRRKQRSAGEEPDLSPPPLPSVPATSPRAPLTLKGLNMAGLLLRTFIRIQPRAPMSAAGGAAPFYASCPSSPRTVAHLEVRGEQAAAEVELSKKSCIPCISKDLHAMSEDSAKKSLEQVTGWELKNEGDILKLHRAWKVKNFVKGLEFFQLVAAVAEEEGHHPDLHLVSWNNVKIDVWTHSVRGLTDNDFILAAKINELKLEGLLSKKKATSQE; this comes from the exons ATGGCTCTCACCTCCAATGCCGGGCGCGTGTGGAGGCACTCTGACATGGCATCGGCCTCCTGCCTGCTTTACAG AGAGTTGCGCACATGTGCAGAACCATTGGAGGCTGAGCTCTCGGCTTGCATGGAGGGCATCAACCTCACCCTGCAATGGACGGAGATGCCGATAAAAGTAGAGACGAACTGCCTTGTCACTCTTAACATGATTAATGGCCCGGACAAGGACCGGTCTCGCTATACCATGTTGGTTGATCAAATTGAAAGGCTTTTGAG ACATAAAGTCGCACTATGGTGTGGTTGGATTCGGAACCAGGAGACGTCCCTGATATTT GGAAGTGGTTTTTTCTTTATCCATCGTGCACAATTACGGTGGTTTTTGGCAATACTCTCCCAGTCCCGACTCCCGACGCCGCGGTCGCAGCCGCAGCCGACTGGACGCCGCAAGCAGCGCAGCGCCGGTGAAGAGCCGGACCTGTCACCTCCTCCGCTCCCGTCAGTTCCGGCCACTTCACCGCGAGCCCCACTGACCCTCAAAGGCCTCAACATGGCAGGTCTGCTGCTGCGTACATTCATCCGGATCCAGCCCCGGGCGCCGATGAGCGCCGCCGGTGGAGCCGCGCCCTTCTACGCCTCGTGTCCCTCGTCGCCCCGCACCGTC GCGCACCTGGAGGTGAGGGGGGAGCAGGCCGCTGCTGAAGTTG AAttatcaaagaagagttgtatcccATGCATTTCAAAGGATCTGCATGCCATGTCAGAAGATTCTGCTAAAAAGTCACTTGAACAG GTGACTGGTTGGGAACTGAAAAATGAAGGTGACATTTTGAAATTACACAGAGCATGGAAGGTGAAGAATTTTGTAAAAGGTCTTGAGTTCTTTCAgcttgttgctgctgttgctgaggAAGAAG GTCACCACCCAGATCTTCATCTCGTCAGTTGGAACAATGTGAAAATCGATGTCTGGACTCATTCAGTCA GAGGTTTAACAGATAATGACTTCATCCTTGCTGCAAAGATCAATGAACTCAAGCTAGAAGGCCTTTTGAGCAAGAAAAAGGCTACTTCCCAGGAGTAG